A single genomic interval of Mycolicibacterium sp. MU0053 harbors:
- a CDS encoding NAD(P)/FAD-dependent oxidoreductase — translation MSRSTRFVIVGAGLAGAKAAETLRDNDFDGHIVLIGDEERLPYERPPLSKEFLAGKKSLPEFTVQPASWYRDHDVELMLGTEVTAIEPAKRAVTLPDGEALGYDKLLLATGSRARRPKLTGADAAGVHYLRTIEESEALDGLLRDGAALAVIGAGWIGLEVTASARERGVAVTVVDTAKTPLSAALGPEAGEIFAKLHREHGVNLLLDQTVDEITVADGVATGLRLGDGSQVEADAVLVAVGAAPNIEIAEAAGLALADGGVAVDASLRTSDPHIYAVGDIAAADNPVLGTRIRTEHWANALKQPAVAARNMLAKDDPPAVYDELPYFFTDQYDLGMEYVGHADAAARVIFRGDVAGREFTAFWLDAQNRVLAGMNVNIWAGLDDIKELVRSRRPVDPAELT, via the coding sequence ATGTCCAGGTCCACCAGGTTCGTCATCGTCGGAGCCGGCCTGGCCGGCGCCAAGGCCGCAGAAACCCTGCGCGACAATGACTTCGACGGTCACATCGTGCTGATCGGCGACGAGGAGCGGTTGCCGTACGAGCGTCCGCCGCTGTCCAAGGAGTTTCTGGCCGGCAAGAAGTCGCTGCCGGAATTCACCGTGCAACCCGCGTCCTGGTACCGCGACCACGACGTCGAACTCATGTTGGGCACCGAGGTGACCGCGATCGAGCCGGCCAAGCGGGCCGTCACCCTGCCCGATGGTGAAGCGCTGGGTTACGACAAGCTGCTGCTGGCCACCGGGTCGCGGGCGCGGCGCCCGAAACTGACCGGCGCCGATGCCGCGGGCGTGCACTACCTGCGCACCATCGAGGAATCCGAGGCGCTCGACGGTCTGCTCCGGGATGGCGCCGCGCTGGCCGTGATCGGCGCGGGCTGGATCGGCCTGGAGGTGACCGCCTCGGCGCGCGAGCGCGGGGTCGCGGTCACCGTCGTCGACACCGCGAAGACCCCGCTGTCGGCTGCGCTCGGGCCGGAGGCCGGTGAGATCTTCGCAAAACTGCACCGCGAACACGGCGTCAACCTGCTGCTGGATCAGACGGTGGACGAGATCACCGTCGCCGACGGCGTGGCGACCGGGCTGCGGTTGGGCGACGGCTCCCAGGTCGAGGCCGACGCGGTGCTGGTGGCGGTGGGGGCGGCACCCAACATCGAGATCGCCGAGGCCGCCGGACTTGCCCTGGCCGACGGCGGTGTGGCGGTGGATGCGTCCCTGCGCACCAGCGACCCCCACATCTACGCGGTGGGTGATATCGCCGCGGCCGACAATCCGGTGCTGGGCACCAGGATTCGCACCGAGCACTGGGCCAACGCCCTCAAACAGCCCGCGGTCGCGGCGCGCAACATGCTGGCCAAGGACGACCCGCCGGCGGTATACGACGAGCTGCCCTACTTCTTCACCGACCAGTACGACCTGGGCATGGAGTATGTGGGGCACGCCGACGCCGCCGCCCGGGTGATATTCCGCGGCGACGTCGCGGGCCGCGAGTTCACCGCGTTCTGGCTCGACGCTCAAAACCGGGTGCTGGCCGGCATGAACGTCAACATCTGGGCGGGACTCGATGACATCAAGGAGTTGGTCAGGTCCCGAAGGCCGGTCGATCCCGCCGAATTGACCTGA
- a CDS encoding nitroreductase/quinone reductase family protein has protein sequence MVDLNDLKRRVVHPVQRYLVNPLGRYAPTTMIETVGRKSGQPRRTAVGGRLVDNQFWLVSEHGAHSDYVKNIKADPTVRVRLGGQWRTGTARLLPDDDPVARLRELPGMNSAVVRAMGSDLLTIRVDLD, from the coding sequence ATGGTGGACCTGAACGATCTCAAGCGGCGCGTCGTGCACCCCGTGCAGCGTTACCTGGTCAATCCCCTCGGCCGGTACGCGCCGACCACCATGATCGAGACGGTCGGCCGAAAATCCGGGCAGCCGCGGCGCACCGCGGTCGGGGGCCGCTTGGTGGACAACCAGTTCTGGTTGGTCTCCGAACACGGTGCGCACTCCGACTACGTGAAGAACATCAAGGCCGATCCCACCGTGCGGGTGCGGCTGGGCGGGCAGTGGCGCACCGGCACCGCCCGGCTGCTGCCCGACGACGATCCGGTCGCCCGGCTGCGCGAACTGCCCGGGATGAACAGCGCGGTCGTGCGTGCGATGGGCAGCGATCTGCTGACCATCCGCGTCGACCTCGACTGA
- the lon gene encoding endopeptidase La, whose protein sequence is MTETTATPVAVPVLFVTDPIVLPGMVVPIALDDAAQAAIEAAQTSATDGSARLLIAPRLEDRYPTHGVLASILQVGRMAGSTGQAAVIRGERRAHIGSGTTGPGAALWVEVSEVADGPVTDEVKTLAAEYKKLLLAMLQRREAWQIIDYVNGISDPSALADTSGYASYLTDVQKRQLLETTDVAARLRVLIDWTGEHLAEVEVTDKIAEDVRAGMDKQQKEFLLRQQLNAIRKELGEGEPEGSDDYRSRIEAAELPEQVREAALREVGKLERSSEQSPEGGWIRTWLDTVLDLPWNVTTEDSTDLRGAREILDADHHGLDDVKERIVEYLAVRSRRARRGMAVVGGRGSGAVMVLAGPPGVGKTSLGESVARALGRKFVRVALGGVRDEAEIRGHRRTYVGALPGRIVRAIGEAGSMNPVVLLDEIDKVGSDYRGDPSAALLEVLDPAQNHTFRDHYLDLDLDLSDVVFLATANVVENIPGPLLDRMELVSIDGYTEDDKVAIARDYLLPRQAERAALSDEEVRVTEAALRKIAADYTREPGVRQFERLLAKALRKAATKLATSEQTAVEAPLTIDEPDLVDYLGRPRFLPESGERTAVPGVATGLAVTGLGGDVLYIEAGSTGAGRDGDATLTLTGQLGEVMKESAQIALSYVRSHAAELGVDPAALDRRIHLHVPAGAVPKDGPSAGVTMVTALVSMATGRKVRADVGMTGEVTLNGRVLPIGGVKQKLLAAQRAGLMTVFIPQRNEADLDDVGAEVLAALEVKPMTDVADIVSAALEPVAGAADAAA, encoded by the coding sequence ATGACCGAAACCACTGCAACGCCGGTCGCGGTTCCCGTCCTGTTCGTGACCGACCCGATCGTGCTGCCCGGCATGGTCGTCCCGATCGCGCTCGACGACGCCGCGCAGGCCGCCATCGAGGCGGCCCAGACCAGCGCAACCGACGGCTCGGCGCGGCTGCTGATCGCGCCCCGACTCGAGGACCGCTATCCCACCCACGGCGTGCTCGCGTCGATCCTGCAGGTGGGACGGATGGCCGGCAGCACGGGCCAGGCGGCGGTGATCCGCGGTGAGCGGCGCGCCCACATCGGTTCCGGGACCACCGGACCCGGGGCCGCGCTGTGGGTGGAGGTCAGCGAGGTCGCGGACGGCCCGGTGACCGACGAGGTCAAGACCCTGGCCGCCGAGTACAAGAAGCTGCTGCTGGCGATGCTGCAGCGCCGCGAGGCCTGGCAGATCATCGACTATGTCAACGGCATCTCCGATCCCTCGGCGCTGGCCGACACCTCCGGGTATGCGTCCTATCTGACCGACGTGCAGAAGCGGCAACTGCTGGAGACCACCGACGTCGCGGCGCGGCTGCGGGTCCTGATCGACTGGACCGGCGAGCATCTGGCCGAGGTCGAGGTCACCGACAAGATCGCCGAGGACGTTCGCGCCGGGATGGACAAGCAGCAGAAGGAGTTCCTGCTGCGCCAGCAACTCAACGCCATCCGCAAGGAACTGGGCGAGGGTGAGCCCGAGGGATCCGACGACTACCGGTCCCGCATCGAGGCCGCCGAGCTGCCCGAGCAGGTGCGCGAGGCCGCGCTGCGCGAGGTCGGCAAGTTGGAACGATCCAGCGAGCAGAGCCCCGAGGGTGGCTGGATCCGGACCTGGCTGGACACCGTGCTGGACCTGCCGTGGAACGTCACCACCGAGGATTCGACCGACCTCAGGGGCGCCCGGGAGATCCTGGACGCCGACCATCACGGGCTCGACGACGTCAAGGAACGCATCGTCGAATACCTGGCCGTGCGGTCCCGGCGGGCTCGCCGGGGGATGGCGGTGGTGGGCGGCCGCGGATCGGGCGCGGTGATGGTGCTGGCCGGTCCCCCCGGCGTCGGCAAGACGTCGTTGGGCGAATCGGTGGCGCGCGCCCTGGGCCGCAAGTTCGTCCGGGTCGCCTTGGGCGGCGTGCGCGACGAGGCCGAGATCCGGGGCCACCGCCGGACCTACGTCGGTGCGTTGCCGGGCCGGATCGTCCGCGCGATCGGCGAGGCGGGCTCGATGAACCCCGTGGTGCTGCTCGACGAGATCGACAAGGTCGGCTCCGACTATCGGGGTGACCCGAGTGCGGCCCTGCTCGAGGTGCTCGACCCGGCGCAGAACCACACGTTCCGCGACCACTACCTGGACCTGGACCTCGACCTCTCGGATGTGGTGTTCCTGGCCACCGCCAACGTCGTCGAGAACATTCCCGGCCCGCTGCTGGACCGCATGGAGTTGGTGAGCATCGACGGCTACACCGAGGACGACAAGGTCGCGATCGCGCGCGACTATCTGTTGCCCCGGCAGGCCGAGCGGGCCGCGCTGTCCGACGAGGAGGTGCGGGTCACCGAGGCGGCGCTGCGCAAGATCGCCGCGGACTACACCCGCGAACCCGGGGTGCGGCAGTTCGAACGGCTGCTGGCCAAGGCGCTGCGCAAGGCGGCGACCAAGCTGGCGACCAGCGAGCAGACCGCGGTCGAGGCGCCGCTCACGATCGACGAGCCCGACCTGGTCGACTATCTCGGCCGACCGCGGTTCCTGCCGGAGTCCGGTGAGCGCACCGCGGTGCCCGGGGTGGCCACCGGATTGGCCGTCACGGGCCTGGGCGGCGACGTGCTCTACATCGAGGCCGGGTCCACCGGCGCGGGCCGCGACGGCGACGCGACCCTGACGCTGACCGGACAGCTCGGCGAGGTGATGAAGGAGTCGGCGCAGATCGCGCTGTCCTACGTCCGGTCGCACGCCGCGGAACTCGGCGTCGATCCGGCAGCGTTGGACCGCCGGATCCACCTGCACGTGCCGGCCGGCGCGGTGCCCAAGGACGGGCCCTCGGCGGGCGTCACCATGGTGACCGCACTGGTGTCGATGGCCACCGGCCGCAAGGTCCGCGCGGATGTCGGCATGACCGGTGAGGTGACCCTCAACGGCCGGGTGCTGCCGATCGGTGGCGTCAAGCAGAAGCTGCTTGCCGCCCAGCGCGCGGGGCTGATGACGGTGTTCATCCCGCAGCGCAACGAGGCCGACCTCGACGACGTCGGCGCGGAGGTGCTGGCCGCGCTCGAGGTCAAACCGATGACCGATGTCGCCGACATCGTCTCCGCGGCACTCGAACCGGTCGCCGGCGCCGCCGACGCCGCGGCCTGA
- a CDS encoding aromatic alcohol reductase, translated as MSTTPATDSPAILVIGAGELGASVLAAIAHRLDEHPGAGTLSVLLRPPAEGADAAGDPRHQELTQRGIAVERADVATASVAELAAIMTRYHTVISCVGFAAGPGTQLKLTHAALAAGVQRYFPWQFGVDYDKIGRGSAQPLFDEQLDVRDLLRGQGATEWVIVSTGMFTSFLFEPVFGVVDLGVGRVHALGDWDNRLTLTTPEDIGVLTADIVFAQPRIRNTVVYLAGDTISYRELAAIVERVTDTTVDRVLWSNEFLDDQLRLDEDDAMRRYRAVFARPTAVAWPKRQSYNVVRGIATVTVEDWAKANI; from the coding sequence ATGTCCACCACTCCCGCCACCGACAGCCCGGCGATCCTCGTGATCGGCGCCGGCGAACTCGGGGCCAGCGTGCTCGCCGCGATCGCGCACCGACTCGATGAGCATCCCGGTGCGGGCACCTTGAGCGTGCTGTTGCGGCCGCCGGCCGAGGGCGCCGACGCCGCAGGCGATCCCCGTCACCAGGAATTGACCCAACGGGGCATTGCAGTCGAACGTGCCGACGTCGCGACCGCGTCGGTGGCCGAACTCGCAGCGATCATGACGCGCTACCACACTGTGATCAGCTGTGTGGGCTTCGCGGCGGGACCCGGCACGCAACTAAAACTGACCCACGCGGCCCTCGCCGCCGGCGTACAGCGGTACTTTCCGTGGCAGTTCGGCGTCGACTACGACAAAATCGGCCGCGGCAGCGCGCAGCCACTCTTCGATGAGCAGCTCGATGTCCGCGATCTCTTGCGCGGCCAGGGCGCCACCGAATGGGTCATCGTGTCCACCGGCATGTTCACCAGCTTCCTGTTCGAGCCGGTGTTCGGCGTCGTCGATCTGGGTGTCGGCAGGGTGCATGCGTTGGGGGACTGGGACAACCGGTTGACCTTGACCACACCCGAAGACATCGGCGTGCTGACCGCCGATATCGTCTTTGCGCAACCACGCATCCGCAACACAGTCGTCTACCTGGCCGGTGACACGATCAGCTACCGCGAGCTCGCCGCCATCGTGGAACGCGTCACCGACACCACCGTCGACCGCGTGCTGTGGAGCAACGAGTTCCTCGACGATCAGCTCCGCCTGGATGAGGACGACGCGATGCGCAGATACCGCGCAGTATTCGCCCGACCCACCGCAGTGGCGTGGCCGAAACGGCAGTCCTACAACGTGGTTCGCGGAATCGCCACCGTCACCGTCGAGGACTGGGCGAAGGCCAACATCTGA
- a CDS encoding mechanosensitive ion channel family protein, whose protein sequence is MSSLFGTSWLYWAIAVAVGLPALLVILTELHHVLAKRGSHLARPVNLIRIYVLPLGALLLLMVKASDVSPEATSVRMVATALGFMVLILLLSGTNATLFQRAPEGSWRKRIPSIFLDVARVVLIVLGLALIFSYIWGANVGGLFAALGVTSIVLGLALQNSVGQIISGLLMLFEQPFQLGDWLDTPAGRGRVREVNWRSVHIETGDGLTITPNSVLAGASFTNLSRPASAHRILVETTFGASDPPDRVCAVLNSVAAGLPHRGEAEPTSVPLGGNAYRTSIPLRSPADDGPAKAAFLRWLWYAARRADLHLDGAADDYSTEQRRWEALQTSTRALRLTPADQRSLLEKVRLIRYGADEQVQAADSVPDSMKFVVSGRVRVQVPAGHGGQATVRVLETGDFLGQTTLTREPVAAGAVAVGEVAMLEMDREVLESLVTGQPGLLHEIGRVIDERRRDVAQAGRPQVDVN, encoded by the coding sequence ATGAGTTCCCTGTTCGGCACGTCGTGGCTGTACTGGGCCATCGCAGTCGCGGTCGGATTGCCCGCCCTGCTGGTGATCCTGACCGAGTTGCACCATGTGCTGGCCAAACGCGGCAGTCATCTGGCCCGCCCGGTCAACCTGATCCGCATCTACGTGCTGCCGCTCGGTGCGCTGCTGCTGTTGATGGTCAAGGCCTCCGACGTGTCGCCCGAGGCGACATCGGTCCGGATGGTCGCGACGGCGCTGGGCTTCATGGTGCTGATCCTGCTGCTGTCCGGGACCAACGCCACGCTGTTCCAGCGAGCTCCGGAAGGCAGCTGGCGCAAGCGAATTCCGTCGATCTTCCTCGACGTGGCGCGCGTGGTGCTGATCGTCCTGGGCCTGGCGCTGATCTTCTCCTACATCTGGGGCGCCAACGTCGGCGGACTGTTCGCCGCCCTCGGTGTCACCTCGATCGTGCTCGGCCTGGCGCTGCAGAACTCGGTCGGTCAGATCATCTCCGGGCTGCTGATGCTGTTCGAGCAGCCGTTCCAACTCGGCGACTGGCTCGACACCCCGGCGGGTCGCGGGCGGGTGCGCGAGGTCAACTGGCGGTCGGTGCACATCGAAACCGGCGACGGTCTGACGATCACGCCGAACTCGGTGTTGGCCGGCGCCTCGTTCACCAACCTGAGCAGGCCCGCCAGCGCGCACCGGATCCTGGTCGAAACCACCTTCGGCGCCTCCGATCCGCCGGATCGGGTCTGTGCCGTGCTGAACTCGGTGGCCGCCGGTCTACCGCACCGCGGCGAGGCCGAACCCACCTCGGTGCCGTTGGGCGGCAACGCGTATCGCACCTCGATCCCGCTGCGCAGCCCCGCCGACGACGGACCGGCCAAGGCCGCCTTCCTCCGGTGGCTCTGGTACGCGGCCCGGCGCGCCGACCTGCATCTCGACGGTGCCGCCGACGACTACTCCACCGAGCAGCGCAGGTGGGAGGCGCTGCAGACCTCGACCCGGGCGCTGCGGTTGACGCCGGCCGATCAGCGATCGCTGCTCGAGAAGGTCCGGTTGATCCGCTACGGCGCCGACGAGCAGGTGCAGGCGGCCGACTCCGTGCCCGACTCGATGAAGTTCGTCGTCAGCGGCCGAGTCCGGGTGCAGGTGCCCGCCGGCCACGGCGGGCAGGCCACCGTCCGGGTGCTGGAGACCGGTGACTTCCTGGGCCAGACCACACTGACGCGGGAACCCGTCGCGGCGGGCGCGGTCGCCGTGGGCGAGGTCGCCATGCTCGAGATGGACCGCGAGGTGCTCGAGAGTCTCGTCACCGGACAGCCCGGCCTGCTGCATGAGATCGGCCGCGTGATCGATGAGCGTCGTCGCGACGTCGCGCAGGCGGGGCGCCCCCAAGTCGACGTGAACTGA
- a CDS encoding adenylate/guanylate cyclase domain-containing protein, translating to MTAVEPVATAHANSAAENSSVPKAPRRWRGRRLSRISIQSKLLVMLLLTSVLSAAVVGIIGYRSGQSSLRAAAFDRLVEIRETSIRMTETQSQELTDSLVIYTRGSTAVNAMRDFKRGFAELNDETITPAQQRAIVDYYTGEFKPRVDAITGQDLDVANVLPESNAQRYLQAHYTAPFDTETYSLEVDDARDGSAWSATSARYQDFFREIVTRFEYDDALLIDLDGTVVYSAYRGVDLGSNIINGPYRDVHLAQAFDNVISSHNVDFVTVTDFDQYLPSYNKPVAWLMSPIGDGGRIEGVLALQFPIEKLNRTMTADRQWESVGMGKTGEVFLVGPDDLMRTDSRLFLEDPELYQERVVANGTPSHVAERAIEAGGTTLIQPVSGEAVDRARRGESGTTLQRDYLGHDTLMAYGPVDMPGVQWTIVATVDTDEAFAPVQRFTRNLVLSTVGIIFLVCLASMWLSRMFVRPIRKLEAGAQRISAGDLDTTLPVTSGDEFGDLTVAFNDMSRNLRVKEDLINQQRAENDRLLLSLMPAKVIDRYRSGDEVVAQDHQDVTVVFADIVGLDELSTKLDSKELLGAVNQLFRQFDAAAENIGVERVRTMRSGYLASCGLNVPRLDNIGRTLDFAVEMHQIIERFNTQTGYRLALRAGIDTGSVTSGLVGRTHVIYDMWGSAVNLAYQAQSGPAQPGIYVTAAVYDVMRDTRRFEEVGDLGGNGAADGQTGGGTIWRLAELS from the coding sequence ATGACGGCAGTGGAGCCGGTGGCGACAGCGCACGCAAACTCGGCTGCGGAGAACAGCAGCGTTCCGAAGGCGCCCCGGCGATGGCGTGGTCGGCGGCTCTCGCGGATCAGCATCCAGTCCAAGTTGTTGGTGATGCTGTTGCTGACCAGCGTCCTGTCGGCGGCCGTGGTCGGGATCATCGGCTACCGATCGGGGCAGAGTTCGCTGCGCGCCGCCGCATTCGACCGGTTGGTCGAGATCCGCGAGACCTCGATCCGGATGACCGAGACGCAGAGCCAGGAGTTGACCGACTCGCTGGTGATCTACACCCGCGGATCGACGGCGGTCAACGCGATGCGGGACTTCAAACGAGGCTTCGCCGAACTCAACGACGAGACCATCACCCCGGCACAGCAGCGGGCGATCGTCGACTACTACACAGGCGAGTTCAAGCCGCGCGTCGACGCGATCACCGGGCAGGACCTCGACGTCGCCAATGTACTGCCGGAATCGAACGCACAGCGCTACCTGCAGGCCCATTACACCGCACCGTTCGACACCGAGACCTATTCGCTCGAGGTCGACGACGCCCGCGACGGCAGTGCCTGGTCGGCCACCAGCGCGCGCTACCAGGACTTCTTCCGGGAGATCGTCACTCGATTCGAGTACGACGACGCGCTGCTGATCGACCTCGACGGCACCGTGGTCTACAGCGCCTACCGCGGTGTGGACCTGGGCAGCAACATCATCAACGGCCCGTACCGCGACGTCCATCTGGCCCAGGCCTTCGACAACGTGATCTCGTCCCACAACGTCGATTTCGTGACCGTCACCGACTTCGATCAGTACCTGCCGAGCTACAACAAACCGGTGGCCTGGTTGATGTCACCGATCGGCGACGGCGGCCGGATCGAGGGCGTCCTGGCGTTGCAGTTCCCGATCGAGAAGCTCAACCGCACGATGACCGCCGACCGGCAGTGGGAATCGGTCGGCATGGGTAAGACCGGCGAGGTCTTCCTGGTGGGGCCCGACGATCTGATGCGCACCGATTCGCGGCTGTTCCTGGAGGATCCAGAGCTCTACCAGGAGCGGGTCGTCGCCAACGGCACCCCGAGCCACGTGGCCGAGCGCGCGATCGAGGCCGGCGGCACCACGTTGATCCAACCGGTCAGCGGCGAGGCCGTCGACCGGGCCAGGCGTGGCGAGAGCGGGACGACGCTCCAACGCGACTATCTGGGGCATGACACGTTGATGGCCTACGGTCCGGTCGACATGCCCGGCGTGCAATGGACCATCGTGGCGACGGTCGACACCGACGAGGCGTTCGCCCCGGTCCAACGGTTCACCCGCAATCTGGTGCTCTCCACCGTCGGCATCATCTTCCTGGTGTGCCTGGCCTCGATGTGGTTGTCGCGCATGTTCGTTCGCCCGATCCGCAAGCTCGAGGCGGGCGCGCAACGGATCAGCGCCGGCGACCTGGACACCACGCTGCCGGTGACCTCCGGCGACGAATTCGGGGATCTGACTGTCGCTTTCAACGACATGTCCCGCAACCTGCGGGTCAAAGAGGACTTGATCAACCAGCAGCGCGCGGAGAACGACCGCCTGCTGTTGTCGCTGATGCCGGCGAAGGTCATCGACCGCTACCGCTCGGGCGACGAGGTGGTGGCCCAGGATCACCAGGACGTGACGGTGGTCTTCGCCGACATCGTCGGGCTCGACGAGTTGTCGACCAAGCTGGACTCCAAGGAACTGCTCGGGGCGGTCAACCAGCTGTTCCGCCAGTTCGACGCCGCGGCCGAGAACATCGGCGTGGAGCGGGTGCGCACGATGCGCAGCGGCTACCTGGCCAGCTGCGGCCTCAATGTGCCGCGCCTGGACAACATCGGCCGCACCCTCGACTTCGCGGTCGAGATGCATCAGATCATCGAGCGCTTCAACACCCAGACCGGCTACCGATTGGCCCTGCGCGCCGGGATCGACACCGGATCGGTGACCTCCGGGCTGGTCGGGCGCACGCACGTCATCTACGACATGTGGGGTTCCGCGGTGAATCTGGCGTATCAGGCCCAGAGCGGTCCGGCCCAGCCCGGCATCTACGTCACCGCCGCGGTCTACGACGTGATGCGCGATACCCGCCGCTTCGAGGAGGTCGGCGACCTCGGCGGCAACGGCGCCGCCGACGGTCAGACGGGCGGCGGGACCATCTGGCGGCTGGCGGAGCTGTCCTGA
- a CDS encoding alpha-amylase family protein, with product MTAPGWVAHAIWWQVYPLGFVGAFPADPAPDRGEHRLRRVTAWLDHAVTLGASGIALGPVFASRTHGYDTTDYYRIDPRLGDDSDFDELVAAAHDRGLRVLLDGVFNHVGIDFARYRAALDGDPAAVSWFVRSRRDPARFATFEGHDELITLNHDNDEVADHVAAVMAHWLRRGADGWRLDAAYAVPASFWARVLPRVRAAHPDAWLVAEVIHGDYSAAVAEAGFDSVTQYELWKAIWSALNDGNFHELDWALQRHNGFLDAFAPLTFVGNHDVTRIATQLTDSRHVAHALVVLMTTGGVPSIYAGDEFGCTGLKEERGGGDDAIRPEFGTPPMPVDATGAELFGLHQFLIGLRRRHPWLHTARTTAVLLENRRYLYRSDARNQTLLVALNLTDDPMPVRLPDFGFPQAQVLAGSGAPAAQTSAEVLVPAHGWLILAPH from the coding sequence GTGACCGCACCCGGGTGGGTAGCGCACGCGATCTGGTGGCAGGTATATCCGCTCGGCTTCGTCGGCGCCTTTCCCGCCGACCCGGCGCCGGACCGCGGCGAGCACCGGTTGCGCCGCGTGACGGCCTGGCTCGACCACGCCGTGACCCTCGGCGCCTCCGGCATTGCGCTGGGTCCGGTGTTCGCCTCCCGCACGCACGGCTACGACACCACCGATTACTACCGCATCGACCCGCGCCTGGGCGACGATTCGGATTTCGACGAGTTGGTGGCCGCGGCCCATGACCGCGGTCTGCGCGTACTGCTCGACGGGGTGTTCAATCACGTCGGGATCGACTTCGCGCGCTACCGGGCCGCCCTCGACGGCGACCCGGCGGCGGTGTCCTGGTTCGTGCGGTCCCGGCGCGATCCGGCCCGTTTCGCCACCTTCGAAGGCCACGACGAGCTCATCACCCTCAATCACGACAACGACGAGGTCGCCGACCACGTCGCCGCTGTGATGGCGCACTGGCTGCGCCGCGGCGCCGACGGCTGGCGCCTCGATGCCGCCTATGCGGTGCCGGCGTCGTTCTGGGCCCGGGTCCTGCCCCGGGTGCGGGCCGCGCATCCCGACGCCTGGTTGGTCGCCGAGGTGATCCACGGGGATTACTCGGCGGCGGTGGCGGAAGCGGGCTTCGACTCCGTGACCCAGTACGAGCTGTGGAAGGCCATCTGGAGCGCGCTCAATGACGGCAACTTCCACGAGCTGGACTGGGCGTTGCAGCGACACAACGGCTTTCTGGACGCCTTCGCGCCGCTGACCTTCGTCGGCAATCACGACGTGACCCGGATCGCCACCCAGCTCACCGATTCGCGCCACGTCGCCCACGCATTGGTGGTGCTGATGACCACCGGCGGGGTCCCGAGCATCTATGCCGGCGACGAGTTCGGATGCACCGGCCTCAAGGAGGAACGCGGCGGCGGCGACGACGCGATCCGGCCCGAATTCGGCACTCCCCCAATGCCGGTCGACGCCACCGGCGCCGAACTCTTTGGGTTACACCAATTCCTGATCGGACTGCGGCGCCGGCACCCGTGGTTGCACACCGCGCGGACCACGGCGGTATTGCTGGAGAACCGGCGCTACCTCTACCGCAGCGACGCGCGGAATCAGACGCTGCTGGTGGCACTCAATCTGACCGATGATCCGATGCCGGTCCGACTGCCCGACTTCGGGTTTCCGCAGGCCCAGGTGCTGGCCGGCAGCGGCGCGCCGGCGGCGCAGACCAGCGCCGAGGTACTGGTCCCGGCGCACGGCTGGCTCATCCTCGCGCCGCACTGA
- a CDS encoding nucleoside deaminase, translating to MALTDVDVEYLARCVELAREALDAGDEPFGSILVDADGKTLFEDRNRVADGDATRHPEFAIAQWAAAHVPPVRRIRTTVYTSGEHCPMCAAAHAWVGLGRIVYATSSAQLSRWREEWGCPPSPVAALPITTVAPRLIADGPVPEYEDEMKSLYESRFRP from the coding sequence GTGGCCTTGACCGATGTCGATGTCGAATACCTGGCTCGCTGTGTGGAACTGGCGCGCGAGGCGCTCGACGCCGGTGACGAACCGTTCGGCTCGATCCTGGTCGACGCCGACGGCAAGACGTTGTTCGAGGATCGCAACCGGGTCGCCGACGGTGACGCGACCCGGCACCCCGAATTCGCGATCGCGCAGTGGGCCGCCGCCCACGTCCCGCCGGTGCGGCGCATCCGGACCACGGTCTACACCTCCGGCGAGCACTGCCCGATGTGTGCGGCGGCGCATGCGTGGGTGGGGCTCGGCCGCATCGTCTACGCCACCTCGTCCGCGCAACTGTCGCGTTGGCGCGAGGAGTGGGGCTGCCCGCCGTCGCCGGTGGCCGCGCTGCCCATCACCACGGTGGCGCCGCGCCTGATCGCCGACGGGCCCGTACCCGAGTACGAGGACGAGATGAAATCCCTGTACGAGAGCAGGTTTCGGCCGTGA